One genomic region from Magallana gigas chromosome 3, xbMagGiga1.1, whole genome shotgun sequence encodes:
- the LOC105320153 gene encoding UPF0489 protein C5orf22 homolog isoform X2, translating into MPMIYAGHISVILWVKPPWCSQIEDNNIHFYVGKCVTTGTLRCSCKESYFVSETLYRPESQLTNKKLVQLVVFTLRPNGWREESGLYKSAEDTQQEHKGNVRKGNVKEAAIKGQINKSSKVQEKLAGGETDSKQNKNNVDKCVTGNSVNEKTNNTCVKCGGLRNDLLQTGESRYSEKDKLVTGERRDLNDGEIKKHCTCTDLHSETFIDNANDSPGPSGSQKSSSCDITHDKFRQSLKDISSLLNEFSDGTLILDIDLDFYSTKNPFLEVYTPSQYKILQELYRFQAPTSNSDEDIEACVVKREKELNYLKQEFLKFSQCSEPLLSHPKANQIKALVEDLQSCQTEGGDAVNFDLLHEAGCTCDDTELPHHVSSQEQINLLVDATQEFLSHLKRPTIITMARSSQDDYCPPDQVESIQNSVLEILQDLYLEIELTVDYE; encoded by the exons ATGCCAATGATCTATGCTGGTCATATAAGTGTGATTCTGTGGGTCAAACCCCCATGGTGTTCCCAGATAGAGGACAACAACATCCACTTCTATGTCGGCAAATGTGTCACCACTGGAACTTTAAG GTGCAGCTGCAAGGAATCTTATTTTGTGAGTGAAACACTGTACAGACCGGAATCACAGCTGACAAATAAGAAACTGGTCCAGCTCGTTGTGTTTACTCTGAGGCCAAATGGCTGGAGAGAGGAATCAGGCTTGTACAAATCAGCGGAAGATACACAGCAAGAACACAAAGGGAATGTTAGAAAGGGAAATGTCAAAGAGGCAGCTATTAAGGGACAAATCAACAAAAGCAGTAAAGTGCAGGAAAAATTAGCTGGTGGAGAGACTGATAGCAAacagaataaaaataatgttgataAATGTGTGACGGGAAATTCTGTTAATGAAAAAACTAACAATACATGTGTGAAATGTGGAGGTTTACGTAATGATTTACTGCAGACAGGAGAATCAAGATACTCAGAAAAAGACAAATTGGTGACTGGTGAAAGACGAGACTTGAATgatggtgaaataaaaaaacattgtacatgtactgatttGCATTCAGAAACTTTTATAGACAATGCAAATGACTCCCCAGGCCCTAGTGGAAGCCAGAAATCTTCCTCATGTGATATTACCCATGATAAATTCAGACAGTCTTTAAAAGATATCAGCAGTCTGTTGAATGAATTCTCGGACGGAACtttaatattagatattgacttggacttttattccaccaaaAACCCTTTTCTGGAGGTGTACACTCCTTCACAGTATAAAATACTACAGGAACTGTACAGATTTCAAGCACCCACCAGCAATTCAGATGAG gaTATTGAGGCTTGTGTAGTTAAAAGGGAAAAggaattgaattatttaaagcaGGAGTTCCTGAAGTTTTCACAATGTTCAGAACCATTGCTAAGCCATCCTAA AGCGAATCAGATAAAAGCTTTGGTAGAGGACCTGCAATCTTGTCAGACAGAGGGTGGTGATGCCGTGAACTTTGACCTCTTGCACGAGGCGGGATGTACCTGTGACGACACAGAGCTCCCCCACCATGTCAGCAGTCAGGAGCAGATAAATCTCTTGGTCGACGCAACTCAAGAATTCCTGTCCCACCTCAAAAGACCAACCATTATTACAATGGCAAG ATCCAGCCAAGATGACTACTGCCCACCAGATCAAGTGGAATCCATTCAGAACAGTGTTTTGGAGATTCTGCAGGACTTGTACTTAGAGATAGAGCTTACTGTTGATTATGAGTGA
- the LOC105320153 gene encoding UPF0489 protein C5orf22 homolog isoform X1: protein MSKTKKIKSYRRLPLYIVEDHNEVLPYIHRAIGSHHLPFSNLVFVHFDSHPDMLIPKDMPADETFNKEILYENISIENWIMPMIYAGHISVILWVKPPWCSQIEDNNIHFYVGKCVTTGTLRCSCKESYFVSETLYRPESQLTNKKLVQLVVFTLRPNGWREESGLYKSAEDTQQEHKGNVRKGNVKEAAIKGQINKSSKVQEKLAGGETDSKQNKNNVDKCVTGNSVNEKTNNTCVKCGGLRNDLLQTGESRYSEKDKLVTGERRDLNDGEIKKHCTCTDLHSETFIDNANDSPGPSGSQKSSSCDITHDKFRQSLKDISSLLNEFSDGTLILDIDLDFYSTKNPFLEVYTPSQYKILQELYRFQAPTSNSDEDIEACVVKREKELNYLKQEFLKFSQCSEPLLSHPKANQIKALVEDLQSCQTEGGDAVNFDLLHEAGCTCDDTELPHHVSSQEQINLLVDATQEFLSHLKRPTIITMARSSQDDYCPPDQVESIQNSVLEILQDLYLEIELTVDYE, encoded by the exons atgagtaaaacaaaaaagataaaaagttaCAGACGTTTACCGTTATACATTGTTGAAGATCACAATGAG GTTTTACCATACATTCACAGAGCTATTGGAAGTCACCATCTACCATTTTCAAACCTTGTGTTTGTGCATTTTGACTCTCACCCAGACATGCTCATTCCAAAGGATATGCCAGCAGATGAGACTTTTAACAAAGAAATCCTATACGA AAACATAAGCATAGAAAACTGGATTATGCCAATGATCTATGCTGGTCATATAAGTGTGATTCTGTGGGTCAAACCCCCATGGTGTTCCCAGATAGAGGACAACAACATCCACTTCTATGTCGGCAAATGTGTCACCACTGGAACTTTAAG GTGCAGCTGCAAGGAATCTTATTTTGTGAGTGAAACACTGTACAGACCGGAATCACAGCTGACAAATAAGAAACTGGTCCAGCTCGTTGTGTTTACTCTGAGGCCAAATGGCTGGAGAGAGGAATCAGGCTTGTACAAATCAGCGGAAGATACACAGCAAGAACACAAAGGGAATGTTAGAAAGGGAAATGTCAAAGAGGCAGCTATTAAGGGACAAATCAACAAAAGCAGTAAAGTGCAGGAAAAATTAGCTGGTGGAGAGACTGATAGCAAacagaataaaaataatgttgataAATGTGTGACGGGAAATTCTGTTAATGAAAAAACTAACAATACATGTGTGAAATGTGGAGGTTTACGTAATGATTTACTGCAGACAGGAGAATCAAGATACTCAGAAAAAGACAAATTGGTGACTGGTGAAAGACGAGACTTGAATgatggtgaaataaaaaaacattgtacatgtactgatttGCATTCAGAAACTTTTATAGACAATGCAAATGACTCCCCAGGCCCTAGTGGAAGCCAGAAATCTTCCTCATGTGATATTACCCATGATAAATTCAGACAGTCTTTAAAAGATATCAGCAGTCTGTTGAATGAATTCTCGGACGGAACtttaatattagatattgacttggacttttattccaccaaaAACCCTTTTCTGGAGGTGTACACTCCTTCACAGTATAAAATACTACAGGAACTGTACAGATTTCAAGCACCCACCAGCAATTCAGATGAG gaTATTGAGGCTTGTGTAGTTAAAAGGGAAAAggaattgaattatttaaagcaGGAGTTCCTGAAGTTTTCACAATGTTCAGAACCATTGCTAAGCCATCCTAA AGCGAATCAGATAAAAGCTTTGGTAGAGGACCTGCAATCTTGTCAGACAGAGGGTGGTGATGCCGTGAACTTTGACCTCTTGCACGAGGCGGGATGTACCTGTGACGACACAGAGCTCCCCCACCATGTCAGCAGTCAGGAGCAGATAAATCTCTTGGTCGACGCAACTCAAGAATTCCTGTCCCACCTCAAAAGACCAACCATTATTACAATGGCAAG ATCCAGCCAAGATGACTACTGCCCACCAGATCAAGTGGAATCCATTCAGAACAGTGTTTTGGAGATTCTGCAGGACTTGTACTTAGAGATAGAGCTTACTGTTGATTATGAGTGA
- the LOC105320154 gene encoding zinc finger protein SNAI2, producing MDLDRTGQETIDLSNKSAADTTILKIPKERDSLHKFAISKMLGITDEEEDGVPAKAPKLTRTDPEVKKVDENCNNVANTERKSPSASGSRNSSPHSVTGPSRSREEQPERLGPCPPLSFPHTSYDFSSWPGSLFRGMAPHFSPYLPFGMPIPGFPAAFPPFHSMTSEHQFPLKALGDPFLAFNAMRHAFPQRPPLSSPHLPYPVPVSKSMKTSNNVDENSSKVLTSAFDPVVSKYNSYEENSMSYELDLSVSGKRKEKEGDTMRYHCDGCTKVYATFSGLTKHKQFHCASQVKKEFSCKYCDKTYVSLGALKMHIRTHTLPCKCKLCGKAFSRPWLLQGHIRTHTGEKPFRCDHCARAFADRSNLRAHLQTHSDIKKYSCKSCCKTFSRMSLLLKHEDGCCSKPLLV from the exons aTGGATCTCGATCGTACGGGGCAAGAGACCATAGATTTAAGTAATAAGTCAGCCGCAGATACAACTATTCTAAAGATACCCAAAGAGAGGGACAGTCTGCATAAATTCGCTATCAGCAAAATGTTAGGAATAACTGACGAGGAAGAAGACGGGGTGCCAGCAAAAGCCCCCAAATTGACCAGAACCGACCCAGAAGTTAAAAAAGTAGACGAAAACTGCAACAATGTGGCAAATACAG aGAGAAAATCTCCTTCGGCCTCCGGATCCCGGAATTCCTCGCCACACAGTGTAACCGGTCCCTCTCGGTCCAGAGAAGAACAGCCCGAAAGATTAGGGCCCTGTCCTCCCCTCAGCTTTCCTCACACATCATACGATTTTTCCTCATGGCCAGGTTCCCTATTTCGTGGAATGGCTCCTCATTTTTCACCCTATCTTCCATTTGGCATGCCCATTCCCGGGTTTCCAGCAGCATTTCCGCCATTCCATTCCATGACGTCAGAGCACCAATTTCCGTTGAAAGCACTCGGTGACCCATTCTTAGCATTCAATGCTATGCGCCATGCTTTCCCCCAGCGGCCTCCGCTGTCAAGTCCCCATCTACCATACCCAGTACCTGTCTCCAAATCGATGAAAACATCTAACAATGTAGACGAAAATAGTTCAAAAGTTCTGACCTCGGCCTTTGATCCAGTTGTTTCTAAGTACAATAGTTATGAAGAAAACTCCATGTCGTATGAACTCGATTTGTCGGTGTCAggaaaaaggaaagaaaaagagGGGGATACAATGCGATATCATTGCGATGGGTGTACCAAAGTATACGCAACATTCAGTGGGCtaacaaaacacaaacaattCCACTGTGCAAGTCAAGTCAAGAAAGAGTTCAGTTGCAAGTATTGTGATAAAACCTACGTCTCGCTAGGAGCATTGAAAATGCACATCAGGACTCACACTTTGCCATGTAAATGCAAACTCTGCGGGAAAGCATTTTCGCGCCCGTGGTTACTCCAAGGTCATATTCGAACGCACACAGGAGAAAAACCTTTCAGATGTGACCACTGTGCACGTGCGTTTGCAGACCGCTCAAATCTTCGCGCGCATCTGCAGACTCATTCCGACATCAAAAAATACAGTTGCAAGTCTTGTTGCAAGACTTTTTCACGTATGTCTCTGTTGTTAAAACACGAAGATGGCTGCTGTAGCAAACCTTTATTAGTGTAG